The genomic segment GCCCCGGCAAAACTCGGATCGGGAAAAGCATCATCATAACGGACAGTAATCTCTTTTTCATCGCCTGCTTTCATGCCTGGAATCTGCTCTCTGAACTCTTTGACTGTCACCGGATTGGCGAGGTCAATTTCCGACTTGGGGAAACTGGTCGCTTCAAGGGCCATTTTAGGGTCGTAGATTTTCTTCAAGTCGACGACCACGACATCTTCGATCCGCGCCTCGCGGTCGAGGATGCGAAATTCGGATAACCGCTTGCGTAGTCCTTCTGTTGCTTCTTCGACTTCGGCATCTGTGGCATCGACATTCATTCCCTGCACCGAGAGACCATCAAATTTGACTTTATCTATTTCCGGAAAAACCTCAACTTCTGCAGTGTAATTAAAACCGCCGTCATCGGAGAATTTGATGTCGGTGAGTTTCGGATACGATGCCACATTGAGCGTTTTCTCTTTGACCGCAACCGGATAGGTCGATTTGATAAGCTCGTCGACTACATCCGCTTTGACCTGCTCGGCATAAATCGTTTTTATCATTTCCATCGGGGCTTTTCCTTTGCGGAAACCTTTCAAGGTGACAGCATGGCGCACTTCGCCGAATTTCTTCTCCATACTGGAGTTGACCGTTTCAGCGGGAATTGCCACGGCAAGCTCACGTTTGAGGCCGTCGGACTGTTTTATCTCAACTTTCATAGTATCTGGCACCTGCTTTTCATATCAAATTTTTACTCGACTCGTAGCAGCCGGTTCACACTCGTTCTTGCCCCATACATTTTTGTATGGTAATCGGAGTGTGAATATACGGCAAAGGGAGCCTTGTGAGCAATGAACACTTTTGGGCTCCCGGGCCGCACTTTTTGGCCGCAATCTAAAGTCGCCTGCGCAACTTGTTTTAGTTTATATGCGAAAGGGGGGACTCGAACCCCCACTCCTTACGGAACTGGATCCTAAGTCCAGCGCGTCTGCCAATTCCGCCACTTTCGCGTGTGTGGTAGGATGATATAGGATAAGGAGTTAAAGGTCAAGTGGGGGGATATCAGAATGTGAACAAGCTATTGAATAAAGTGTTTTGTAAGTGCTTGACAGTTTAGTAGATTCTTTTCAAGGAATTACAGATGACCATGCAGACGAACAATAGAATTTCCGAAAGCGATGGCTTACTTACAGTCAAAGAGGCGAGCGAGTGGGCCAAAGAGCACTTAAAAAAGAATGTCACGTCTTCTAATATCTCGTATCTCATTCAATATGGACTGATTAAAAAAATGGGCATAAATGGAAACACTCTGATTTCTAAACGAGAGTTAGAAGAGTATTACAAATCATTCCGCTCCGACCGAGTCGATTCTTGGAAAGACAAACTCGGGGATGATTTGAACTGGGCGCTTTCTTTTGAGCAGTATAAGGAAGCTGAGACCACAAAGCACGTCCATAGACTTCATCCCTATAAGGGGAAATTTATCCCCCAACTTGTCGAATACTTTCTTGACGATCATACCGATAAGTTCAAGAAAGAGGTTTATTTCAAAAGGGGTGATATAATTCTCGATCCGTTCTCGGGTAGCGGAACAACCATGATCCAATCTTGTGAACTGGGGATGCACGCTATTGGTATAGACATCTCAACTTTCAATGCTCTTATAGGGAATTGTAAGATCGAGAAGCATGATCTTGTTGAACTACAAACTGAGATTAATCGTATTACAATAAAGCTAAAGAGATTTCTGCAGGACTCAACAACTGTTGAGTTTGAAAGTACGCTCCTACAGGCCCTTTATGAATTCAATAATAAGTTTTTTCCTGTGCCTGACTATAAATATAAAGTTAAGCGAAAAGAAATTGATGAATTTCCATTTGGTACCCAAAAGGAGAAAGAGTTCCTTCCTGTCTATCTTGGTCTTTTAAAATCCTTTGGCATAAAATTGCACCAAAGAGACTCCAAGTCATTTCTCGACAAGTGGTATTCCCAAAATGTCCGAGATGAAATCGATTTTGTTCATCGCGAGATAAAAAGAATTAAGAACCCGGGTACTCGCGATATAATAAGTGTCATCCTTAGCAGAACAATCAGGTCCTGTCGAGCCACCACGCATGCCGATCTCGCCACCTTGATTGAACCAATTAGCACCACATATTACTGTGGGAAGCACGGGAAAATTTGTA from the Candidatus Zixiibacteriota bacterium genome contains:
- a CDS encoding DNA methyltransferase is translated as MTMQTNNRISESDGLLTVKEASEWAKEHLKKNVTSSNISYLIQYGLIKKMGINGNTLISKRELEEYYKSFRSDRVDSWKDKLGDDLNWALSFEQYKEAETTKHVHRLHPYKGKFIPQLVEYFLDDHTDKFKKEVYFKRGDIILDPFSGSGTTMIQSCELGMHAIGIDISTFNALIGNCKIEKHDLVELQTEINRITIKLKRFLQDSTTVEFESTLLQALYEFNNKFFPVPDYKYKVKRKEIDEFPFGTQKEKEFLPVYLGLLKSFGIKLHQRDSKSFLDKWYSQNVRDEIDFVHREIKRIKNPGTRDIISVILSRTIRSCRATTHADLATLIEPISTTYYCGKHGKICKPLFSILKWWETYSKDTVKRLTQFGALRTNTYQKCLTEDSRTVDIFGELSKCYPVLGKLAKKQKIKGIFSSPPYVGLIDYHEQHSYAYDLFGLERRDELEIGPLYRGQGREAKQSYVQGISDVLNNCKNFLVDDYEIFLVANDKYNMYPTIAENSGMKIVNQYKRPVLNRTEKDKGAYSETIFHLKKNEDVSPER
- the tig gene encoding trigger factor, with amino-acid sequence MKVEIKQSDGLKRELAVAIPAETVNSSMEKKFGEVRHAVTLKGFRKGKAPMEMIKTIYAEQVKADVVDELIKSTYPVAVKEKTLNVASYPKLTDIKFSDDGGFNYTAEVEVFPEIDKVKFDGLSVQGMNVDATDAEVEEATEGLRKRLSEFRILDREARIEDVVVVDLKKIYDPKMALEATSFPKSEIDLANPVTVKEFREQIPGMKAGDEKEITVRYDDAFPDPSFAGAEIKYLCKLKEVKERIMPEINDAFAKSSGIAETALEMKLKIRTDIKAHKGDSLNRAYKRDIVRQICEKNDIPIPEGLVHDYLDSVIEDMKKREGKVDEAQIRKDYHEMAINTLRWDILWNQLAEQEKIEVLPSDTENWISGFAARNGMTAEQASEALNRSGKTKGLRESMREEKTLDFLV